A genomic stretch from Petrimonas mucosa includes:
- a CDS encoding glutathione peroxidase, which yields MLAAVVLFATAQSKQKNLYDFTVTDIDGKRCNLSQFKGKKVMIVNVASKCGLTPQYELLQELYDEYKDRGLVIIGFPANNFKGQEPGSNSEIKEFCTQNYGVTFPMMEKISVAGKDQAPIYRWLTKKSENGKIDQEVTWNFQKYLIDENGNLVDVVMPKESPKSEAIIKWLTAKD from the coding sequence ATGCTCGCAGCGGTTGTCCTGTTTGCCACCGCACAGAGCAAGCAGAAGAACCTTTACGATTTTACCGTTACCGATATTGACGGAAAGAGGTGCAACCTCTCCCAGTTTAAAGGGAAAAAGGTGATGATCGTAAACGTTGCTTCAAAATGCGGACTCACGCCACAGTACGAATTGCTTCAGGAGTTGTACGACGAGTACAAGGACCGGGGATTGGTCATCATCGGATTTCCGGCAAACAATTTCAAGGGGCAGGAACCGGGCAGCAACAGCGAGATAAAGGAGTTTTGTACCCAGAATTACGGCGTCACATTTCCGATGATGGAGAAGATCAGCGTGGCTGGCAAGGATCAGGCCCCGATCTACAGATGGCTCACCAAAAAGTCTGAAAACGGGAAGATCGATCAGGAGGTCACCTGGAACTTCCAGAAATACCTGATTGATGAGAATGGAAACCTGGTGGATGTGGTGATGCCCAAGGAGAGCCCCAAAAGCGAGGCTATTATCAAGTGGTTGACGGCAAAGGATTAG
- a CDS encoding type I restriction enzyme HsdR N-terminal domain-containing protein — MYALNLPSYDVKIQKKPAGLEIFDPLRRKYVALTPEEWVRQHFVNYLISEKGYPASLMANETMIRLNSLTRRCDTVVYDNTLQPLVICEFKQPDVAISQQVFDQVARYNIVLKVRYLIVSNGLTHYCCRMDYETMSFDYLQEIPEYGQL, encoded by the coding sequence ATGTATGCATTAAATTTGCCATCTTATGATGTGAAAATCCAAAAAAAGCCGGCAGGCCTGGAGATCTTTGACCCGTTACGCAGGAAGTATGTAGCCCTTACACCGGAAGAGTGGGTACGGCAACACTTTGTCAATTACCTGATCTCGGAGAAGGGGTATCCGGCTTCATTGATGGCAAATGAGACGATGATCAGGTTGAACTCGCTCACCCGGCGCTGTGATACCGTCGTATATGACAATACCCTCCAGCCGTTGGTCATCTGTGAGTTCAAGCAACCCGACGTGGCTATCAGCCAGCAGGTTTTCGACCAGGTGGCAAGGTACAATATCGTATTGAAGGTGAGATACCTGATCGTATCGAACGGATTGACACACTACTGCTGCAGGATGGACTACGAAACGATGTCGTTCGACTACCTGCAGGAGATCCCGGAGTACGGGCAATTATGA
- a CDS encoding AMP nucleosidase encodes MRTKQEIVENWLPRYTKRSLEDFTKFILLTNFQKYVEIFASHFNVPILGLDANMPNASSDGVTIINFGMGSANAATIMDLLSAISPTAVLFLGKCGGIKAQNELGDYILPIAAIRGEGTSNDYLPPEVPSLPAFSLMRAVSSNIRDFGRDYWTGTVYTTNRRVWEYDDEFKNYLRKLRVMAVDMETATLFTCGFANHIPTGALLLVSDQPMISSGVKTDKSDSFITENFVEEHVKIGIKSLTTLINRGSTVKHLRFDW; translated from the coding sequence ATGAGAACCAAGCAAGAGATTGTTGAAAATTGGCTTCCGCGTTATACCAAACGTTCGTTGGAAGATTTTACCAAGTTTATTCTGCTGACCAATTTTCAGAAGTATGTCGAAATATTTGCCAGCCATTTCAATGTACCCATCCTGGGACTGGATGCCAATATGCCCAATGCATCGTCCGATGGCGTTACCATCATCAATTTTGGAATGGGGAGTGCAAATGCCGCTACCATCATGGATTTACTGAGTGCAATCTCCCCGACGGCCGTCCTCTTTCTGGGAAAATGCGGCGGCATAAAGGCCCAAAATGAACTTGGCGATTATATCCTGCCCATCGCGGCCATTCGTGGTGAAGGTACCTCCAACGACTATCTTCCGCCGGAAGTGCCGTCGCTGCCGGCCTTCAGCCTGATGCGCGCCGTCTCCTCCAACATCCGCGATTTCGGTCGCGATTACTGGACCGGTACGGTTTACACTACCAACCGCCGTGTCTGGGAGTATGACGACGAGTTCAAGAATTACCTGAGAAAGCTGCGGGTCATGGCGGTTGACATGGAAACGGCAACCCTATTCACCTGCGGTTTTGCCAACCATATCCCCACAGGTGCCCTGCTGCTGGTCTCCGATCAGCCCATGATCTCATCGGGAGTGAAGACCGACAAGAGCGACAGTTTCATTACCGAAAATTTCGTGGAAGAACATGTGAAGATCGGTATCAAGTCGCTCACAACACTTATTAACAGAGGGTCGACCGTGAAGCATCTCCGGTTTGACTGGTAG
- a CDS encoding NfeD family protein, whose protein sequence is MIYKINIQENIGSNTWVYLQNGLHQAKNRNATCILLHMNTYGGSVVEADSMRTAILNCQLPVYVFIDNNAASAGALISIACDSIFMRQSASIGAATVVSGQDGSKAPDKYQSYMRGMMRATAESHGKERLVQEGDTLEKWRRDPKVAEAMVDERIVIPGFADSTQILTLTASQAIELGYCDGIAENINQIAVQYLGYSDYNIETYNPTLYDKIKGVLMNGVLQAILIMLIIGGIYFELQTPGIGFPTAIALTAAILYFTPLYLTGYAQNWEVLLFVLGLILIVFELFVIPGFGVTGIAGIILVFAALILALVGNIRFDFSALSLRQLFRAMMIVTAGVGMGLAMIVYLSSRIGKPGIFRRVALVSDQEGFVSVPLEPLTLVGQSGVASTVLRPSGKVQIGDQFYDAVSLKGFIEKGEEVIVKRYENFQLYVTKREHS, encoded by the coding sequence TTGATCTATAAAATCAATATTCAGGAAAATATTGGAAGCAATACCTGGGTTTACCTGCAGAACGGTCTGCACCAGGCCAAAAACCGAAACGCGACTTGCATTCTCCTTCACATGAATACCTACGGCGGTTCGGTAGTGGAGGCCGACTCTATGCGAACCGCCATTCTGAATTGCCAGCTTCCCGTCTATGTCTTTATCGACAACAATGCCGCCTCTGCCGGGGCACTTATCTCCATTGCATGCGACAGCATATTCATGCGACAGTCGGCCTCGATCGGAGCGGCAACTGTGGTCAGCGGACAGGATGGATCCAAGGCTCCCGACAAGTACCAGTCCTATATGCGAGGCATGATGCGAGCTACTGCGGAAAGCCACGGAAAGGAGAGGCTTGTCCAAGAGGGGGATACCCTGGAGAAGTGGAGACGTGATCCGAAAGTTGCCGAAGCGATGGTGGACGAACGGATTGTGATACCCGGATTTGCCGACTCCACCCAGATCCTCACATTAACGGCAAGTCAAGCCATCGAGTTGGGTTACTGCGACGGGATTGCCGAGAATATCAACCAGATCGCCGTTCAGTATCTGGGATATAGCGATTACAACATTGAAACCTACAATCCGACACTTTACGACAAGATAAAGGGGGTATTGATGAACGGGGTGCTGCAGGCGATATTGATCATGCTGATTATCGGCGGCATCTACTTCGAACTGCAGACGCCGGGAATCGGTTTTCCCACAGCGATTGCCCTGACTGCCGCCATCCTCTACTTCACGCCACTCTACCTTACCGGCTACGCACAAAACTGGGAGGTGCTGCTCTTCGTGCTGGGCTTGATCCTGATCGTCTTCGAGCTCTTTGTGATCCCCGGATTCGGGGTGACCGGCATTGCGGGAATCATTCTCGTTTTTGCCGCATTGATCCTTGCCCTGGTGGGCAACATCCGTTTCGACTTCAGCGCTCTTTCGCTCCGGCAGTTGTTCCGGGCCATGATGATTGTCACCGCAGGGGTAGGCATGGGGCTGGCAATGATCGTCTACCTGTCGAGCCGTATCGGCAAGCCGGGCATTTTCAGGCGGGTGGCGCTGGTTTCCGATCAGGAGGGATTTGTCTCCGTACCGCTGGAACCACTTACGCTGGTGGGTCAGTCGGGAGTTGCCTCTACCGTGCTTCGCCCTTCCGGAAAAGTACAGATCGGGGATCAGTTTTACGATGCGGTATCGCTGAAAGGATTTATCGAAAAGGGGGAGGAGGTTATCGTGAAGCGGTATGAAAATTTCCAACTTTACGTAACGAAGCGGGAGCACTCATAA
- a CDS encoding 2-amino-4-hydroxy-6-hydroxymethyldihydropteridine diphosphokinase, with protein sequence MVKILVSLGSNIYSKQNIDRARRMLAYYFPDVVFTQSIITTASDGKYPFPFRNVLAVFHSDLPLDEVIQKLKMIEFAMGRQPRDKDAGKVIIDIDLLQYGDEIVRPDDYERAYVQSLLTQLIS encoded by the coding sequence ATGGTTAAAATCTTGGTCAGTTTAGGTTCAAATATCTACTCGAAACAAAACATTGACAGGGCTAGAAGAATGCTTGCATACTATTTCCCCGACGTTGTTTTTACCCAATCGATCATAACCACGGCAAGCGACGGGAAATACCCCTTCCCGTTCCGGAATGTGCTGGCTGTTTTTCACAGTGACCTGCCATTGGATGAGGTGATACAGAAGTTGAAAATGATTGAGTTTGCCATGGGACGGCAACCACGGGATAAAGATGCGGGGAAGGTCATCATCGACATCGATCTGCTCCAGTACGGCGACGAGATCGTTCGCCCGGACGACTACGAAAGAGCTTATGTACAGTCATTACTGACCCAACTGATCAGTTGA
- the holA gene encoding DNA polymerase III subunit delta — protein sequence MEMSNVTFDSLRKDISNRKFAPVYLLMGEEAYFIDQLTELLLDKVLTETEKDFNLLTFYGVDSDVNTIVSAARRFPMMSEYQLVVVKEAQELSKFELLEAYVKHPLKSTILVINYKHGTVDRRKAVIKQIEKNGGVVFESKKLYENQIPAFIKSYFSGKKIQIDEKSAQMITDHVGNDISNLVQQLQKLEVSLPQGSGRITSELIETNVGISKDYNNFELLKAIAEKDVVKASKITDYFDKNPKENPTVVTLSVLFNYFSNLLECFWLPQKNEQEVMRALNLRSSFFARDYMSGLRNYNAVKVMEIITCLRIYDGKSKGIDNASATPGELLKELVYKIMH from the coding sequence CTGGAAATGAGTAACGTGACCTTTGATTCGCTAAGAAAAGATATCTCCAACCGCAAATTTGCTCCCGTTTACCTGTTGATGGGCGAGGAGGCCTATTTTATCGACCAGCTGACGGAGCTGTTGCTGGATAAAGTATTGACCGAGACGGAGAAGGATTTTAACCTGCTCACTTTTTACGGTGTCGATTCCGATGTGAATACGATCGTCTCTGCCGCCCGACGTTTTCCGATGATGTCGGAATATCAGCTTGTCGTTGTAAAGGAGGCGCAGGAACTCAGCAAGTTTGAACTGCTGGAGGCCTATGTCAAGCATCCGTTGAAGAGCACCATACTGGTTATCAACTACAAGCATGGAACAGTGGACCGGCGAAAGGCGGTGATCAAGCAGATCGAGAAGAACGGAGGGGTGGTGTTCGAGTCGAAAAAACTTTATGAAAACCAGATTCCAGCCTTTATCAAAAGCTACTTTTCAGGAAAAAAGATCCAGATCGATGAGAAGTCGGCGCAGATGATCACCGATCATGTGGGTAACGACATCAGCAATCTGGTTCAACAACTTCAAAAATTGGAGGTCTCGCTTCCGCAGGGGTCCGGCAGGATCACCTCGGAGCTGATAGAGACAAATGTTGGGATCAGCAAGGATTACAACAATTTCGAACTACTTAAAGCAATAGCTGAGAAAGATGTTGTAAAAGCCAGTAAAATAACAGATTACTTCGATAAGAATCCCAAGGAGAACCCCACGGTCGTAACCTTGTCGGTTCTCTTCAACTATTTCAGTAACTTGCTGGAGTGCTTCTGGTTGCCGCAGAAAAATGAACAGGAGGTGATGAGGGCGCTCAATTTGAGATCATCCTTTTTCGCCCGCGATTACATGTCTGGTCTACGGAATTACAATGCCGTCAAAGTAATGGAAATCATCACATGCCTGCGTATCTATGACGGAAAATCGAAAGGAATCGACAACGCCTCCGCCACACCGGGCGAGTTGCTCAAGGAGCTGGTCTACAAAATCATGCACTAA
- a CDS encoding APC family permease has translation MHTTLERRGNSAAAGRKIDRGRKGIEPSRTPGAPLRTIDAVALIIGIVVGAGIFRTPSVVAANVSGEFWLLCLWGFGGIVSLTGALCYAELCTAFPSRGGEYYFLKTAFGRGFSFLYAWSRITVIQTGSIAMLAYIAGDYMARLFPIGDFSAAIYATAVVVILTLVNVSGIHLGTALQKLLTALQFTGIAIIISVGLSLPSASLPISIPAAESTPEFSSIGLALLFVLLSFGGWNEAANISSELKSGSKSIVKVLVSAILFITLLYLMINMVFLKVLGLKVMAASDAVGVEMMKVTLGDKGVILIGMLVTLSALTSLNTTIFTGSRSSYALGRDYNQLAFLGEWSGKRSAPVNALYLQGTVAVLLILFGAFTRSGFEAMVDFTAPVFWFFFMSIGLALIVLRHKRPDNSRPFSVPLYPVTPLLFIIVCGYLFYSSLSYTGNGALLGVALLLAGLLFYLTCSRK, from the coding sequence ATGCATACAACCCTTGAAAGAAGAGGCAACAGCGCTGCTGCAGGCCGGAAGATCGATAGAGGCAGAAAAGGCATAGAGCCCTCTCGGACCCCGGGAGCTCCGCTGCGTACCATTGATGCGGTTGCGCTAATTATAGGCATTGTGGTAGGAGCAGGAATTTTCAGGACACCCTCGGTTGTTGCGGCAAACGTATCAGGCGAATTCTGGTTACTATGCCTGTGGGGCTTTGGAGGTATCGTTTCTCTGACCGGTGCACTCTGTTATGCGGAACTGTGCACGGCTTTTCCAAGCAGAGGAGGCGAATATTATTTTTTAAAAACTGCCTTCGGCAGAGGATTCTCCTTTTTGTATGCCTGGTCCCGCATTACGGTTATCCAGACCGGTTCCATTGCAATGCTGGCCTATATTGCGGGCGACTATATGGCACGACTCTTTCCGATCGGCGATTTTTCGGCAGCAATTTACGCGACAGCTGTTGTGGTGATACTTACGTTGGTCAATGTATCAGGCATTCACCTGGGGACAGCCCTCCAGAAACTTCTTACTGCACTGCAGTTTACCGGAATTGCAATCATAATTTCAGTGGGACTTTCTCTACCGTCCGCTTCACTCCCTATCTCCATTCCGGCCGCGGAATCAACACCTGAATTTTCATCGATCGGTCTGGCACTGCTCTTCGTGTTGCTCTCTTTTGGAGGGTGGAATGAGGCTGCCAATATCTCATCCGAGTTGAAGTCGGGCAGCAAAAGCATTGTAAAGGTCCTGGTATCCGCCATTCTTTTCATCACTCTGCTTTATCTCATGATCAATATGGTATTTCTGAAGGTGCTGGGACTGAAAGTCATGGCTGCTTCGGATGCCGTCGGAGTTGAGATGATGAAGGTCACCCTCGGCGATAAAGGTGTCATATTGATAGGAATGTTGGTGACCTTGTCGGCGCTGACATCTCTCAATACGACAATTTTTACCGGATCGAGATCCAGTTATGCGCTGGGGAGGGACTACAACCAGCTTGCCTTTTTAGGAGAATGGAGCGGTAAAAGATCCGCACCGGTGAACGCCCTCTATCTGCAAGGGACAGTTGCGGTGTTGCTCATACTCTTCGGGGCATTCACTCGAAGCGGATTTGAAGCGATGGTCGATTTTACGGCGCCGGTATTCTGGTTTTTCTTTATGTCAATCGGGTTGGCCCTGATTGTATTGAGACATAAGCGGCCCGATAATTCGAGACCATTCAGCGTTCCGCTCTATCCGGTAACCCCGCTGCTCTTCATCATAGTTTGCGGTTATTTATTCTACTCCAGCCTTTCCTACACCGGCAACGGGGCATTACTGGGTGTAGCACTTCTGCTTGCCGGACTCCTCTTTTATTTGACCTGCAGCCGAAAATGA
- a CDS encoding helix-turn-helix domain-containing protein, producing MRERIRQIMENENLTPAKFADKLQINRANISHILNGRNNPSLDVVARILSEMPYINSEWLINGTGEMYKRGFDVNSIPLEHDLFHQSPAPSHQEELRVEKKEASEVIEAEKRTQPVETKSVVVNENREKKISQIIIYYNDNTFETFLPQSAK from the coding sequence ATGAGAGAACGTATCAGACAGATAATGGAGAATGAGAATCTGACACCGGCCAAATTTGCCGATAAGTTACAGATTAACAGGGCCAATATTTCTCACATATTGAACGGGAGAAATAACCCCAGCCTGGATGTGGTGGCCAGGATATTGTCGGAAATGCCATACATCAACAGTGAATGGCTGATTAATGGCACCGGGGAGATGTATAAAAGGGGATTCGATGTGAACTCCATCCCGTTAGAGCACGATTTATTCCACCAGAGTCCCGCTCCATCACACCAGGAGGAGCTGCGTGTTGAAAAAAAGGAAGCATCCGAAGTTATTGAAGCGGAAAAACGGACTCAACCAGTTGAAACAAAGAGTGTTGTTGTGAATGAAAATCGTGAAAAAAAAATCAGTCAAATAATCATCTATTATAACGACAACACCTTCGAGACTTTCCTGCCCCAGTCGGCTAAATAG